In the Mesorhizobium australicum genome, CTCCGATTGGAGGAAGGAAAACCGTGCCGGTTGACAGCTTCCCCAGCTGATGGGGAAGCTTTCAACACCTGGATTAGGCGAAGTTCTTGGTGCGGGTGTCGCCGGGATCATACAGCGGCATCACCGACAGCTTCGCACCCGCTCGTTTGCCATTCCCCAGCACGACCGCAACGTCCAGACTCGGAACCGCGTGGGCGGGATTGACATAGGCCATGGCGGTTCCGCGCTTTCTGGTGGGCGAAAAGGATCCGCTGGTGACCACTCCGATCTCGCGGTCGCCGACAACTATCTTGTCGCCGGTTTCAGCCACATCGCCGGACGGAATGTCGAGCCATACCATCCGGCGGGTAACCCCTTCGTGGACGATTCGCTGCAAGGCCGCCTTGCCTATGAAATCCTCTTTTCCAAACTTCACGGCAAAGCCGATGCCGGCTTCGAAGGGATTGGTGCGGCGATCATGGTCCTTGCCGACCAAAAGATATCCGGCTTCCTGACGGAGGCTCTCCAGAGCGGCTTGAGCACATGGAACAATGTCGTGGGGCTTGCCGGCCTTCATGACCAGGTTCCAGATGGTCGGCCCTTCACTTGAGGCGAAATGGAGCTCGAAACCGGCTTCGCCCGTGTAGCCCATGCGCGCAATGATGCACTCGATGCCGGAGATCTTTGCCGGCCGGAAGCGATAATAGCCGATGGTCGACAGGTCGATGTCTGCCAGCTGCTGCAGCACGCGATTGGCCTTCGGCCCCTGCAGCGCAAGCGTTGTATGCTTATCGGTCACGTTGGTGGTGGTCACGTTGTACGACTTCGCCTGCTTGGATATCCAGACGTAGTCGTCTTCCGAACCACTGATGATCATGTACTTGTTATTGTCCAGGCACCAGATCGTGCAGTCGTCGATCATCTGACCGTCTTCGTCACACATGGCGGTGTATTGCACGGAGCCGATCGTCTTCTTGGAATAGTCGTTTGTCGCGAGCATCTGGATGAACCGAAGCGCATCGGGTCCTTCGACAACGAATTCGCCCATATAATCCAGATCACACAGAGAGACGCTCTCGCGAGTACCCAAGTGTTCCCGGGAATGTCCTGCGCTGTACTCCCAAGGAAGGTAGTAGCCGAACAACTCGATCATTTTGGCCCCATACTCAAGGCCGCTTCCGTAAAACGGAGTCTTCTTCATGGCGCGTTTCTCCTCCTAGTGCGCAAAACAAAAAAAGCCCCCGACGGCGCCATCGCGCCAGTCGGGGGCTTCAAATACCCCAATTCCGATGCAGCTAGCCCGCTGCATCACCTTTCTTATTTTCTTGTCCCGAGTTGTGTCAAGGCATTTATCAGGTGAAGTGCCCGCCGACAAAACAGCCATTCATGCGCAATTTTCTGCAAGAAACGGACCGGCCTGTTATTGGCGATGCGGAACTCAACGCCGCCCGCGCCCACATGGACGTCCAGCCACGCTTTACACACATCGATGCCGACATAGACTGGCGTCATCGTGTTCGGTTCGG is a window encoding:
- the gcvT gene encoding glycine cleavage system aminomethyltransferase GcvT; this translates as MKKTPFYGSGLEYGAKMIELFGYYLPWEYSAGHSREHLGTRESVSLCDLDYMGEFVVEGPDALRFIQMLATNDYSKKTIGSVQYTAMCDEDGQMIDDCTIWCLDNNKYMIISGSEDDYVWISKQAKSYNVTTTNVTDKHTTLALQGPKANRVLQQLADIDLSTIGYYRFRPAKISGIECIIARMGYTGEAGFELHFASSEGPTIWNLVMKAGKPHDIVPCAQAALESLRQEAGYLLVGKDHDRRTNPFEAGIGFAVKFGKEDFIGKAALQRIVHEGVTRRMVWLDIPSGDVAETGDKIVVGDREIGVVTSGSFSPTRKRGTAMAYVNPAHAVPSLDVAVVLGNGKRAGAKLSVMPLYDPGDTRTKNFA